Proteins found in one Micropterus dolomieu isolate WLL.071019.BEF.003 ecotype Adirondacks linkage group LG12, ASM2129224v1, whole genome shotgun sequence genomic segment:
- the LOC123979814 gene encoding GTPase IMAP family member 7-like, whose translation MDALNRRIVILGKTGVGKSSLANTIFGEELFEIDDSLDSGTRKCQAETRSVNGRSITLIDTPGFFDTDRSEEELKSEIVSCIVKSAPGPHAFLILLKLEKVTEHEQAVINKIIEYFSEEAFKYAIVLFTHGDQLRKGQKIEDHVQKNEYMSELVKKCGGRCHVIDNKYWNENPKDEYRSNRFQMEELLNTIEKIVMENNGSCYTNEMLKAVEEQIQQEEKQIRLESENMSEEEIRKLAENKTVREVLAKFVGIGTGALLGAFLGMPLGLLGLVSGAVMGGFQGYLVAKEAAKRAVVAVKKKAQLTLGKKHKQ comes from the exons ATGGATG CGTTAAACAGAAGAATTGTCATCTTGGGAAAAACTGGAGTTGGAAAAAGCAGCCTGGCTAACACCATATTTGGAGAGGAACTGTTCGAGATCGATGATTCTCTCGACTCTGGAACAAGAAAATGTCAAGCAGAGACCAGATCTGTCAATGGAAGAAGCATCACTTTGATCGACACTCCTGGTTTCTTTGACACTGATAGATCTGAGGAGGAGCTGAAGTCTGAGATAGTGAGCTGTATCGTAAAGTCCGCTCCTGGTCCTCATGCTTTTCTCATTTTGCTTAAATTAGAGAAAGTCACAGAGCATGAGCAGGCTGTCATCAACAAAATAATCGAATACTTTTCTGAAGAAGCTTTCAAATATGCAATAGTTCTCTTTACTCATGGTGACCAGCTCCGTAAAGGACAGAAAATTGAGGATCATGTCCAGAAGAATGAGTACATGAGTGAGCTGGTGAAGAAGTGCGGAGGCCGTTGCCACGTCATTGATAATAAATACTGGAACGAAAACCCAAAGGATGAATACAGGAGCAACCGGTTCCAGATGGAGGAGCTACTTAACACAATAGAAAAGATCGTGATGGAAAACAACGGGAGCTGCTACACCAATGAGATGCTAAAAGCAGTGGAGGAACAAATACAACAGGAGGAGAAGCAGATTAGACTGGAATCAGAAAACATGTCAGAGGAAGAGATCAGAAAGCTGGCTGAGAATAAAACAGTCAGGGAGGTTTTGGCCAAATTTGTAGGTATTGGAACAGGTGCGTTGTTAGGAGCTTTTTTGGGTATGCCACTGGGTTTATTGGGATTGGTTTCAGGAGCAGTGATGGGAGGTTTTCAAGGATATCTTGTAGCCAAGGAAGCAGCAAAGAGGGCAGTAGTTGCTGTCAAGAAAAAAGCACAATTGACTCTCgggaagaaacacaagcagtaa